One part of the Haliaeetus albicilla chromosome 27, bHalAlb1.1, whole genome shotgun sequence genome encodes these proteins:
- the FNDC9 gene encoding fibronectin type III domain-containing protein 9: MTEPQMGIIQGSLRGRDLAEAGGKASSGKRGRRCPAVATLLTSTDWPPRTCPGRGTMNIEVHNITYTSATVSWAMNNPCPENYYHVMYRPNWNSIFAGYLRQNFHREERVPHPLSSLVLHRLTPSTIYVLCITCKNSYPSGNHCTTFHTLDKTPLVFGSSKHEPTTSMWMVSSLLLLCFIALLAYGCLQFWSARCQRAARLKRPNTSPEDVGEGSSSLERPLNDGLREELLEVPMTTVLMRSSSFRRESPYSSPHCFFSYKTSDDKRAILPQHGLQ, encoded by the exons ATGACGGAGCCCCAGATGGGTATAATACAAGGCAGCCTGCGGGGAAGGGATTtagcagaggcaggaggaaaggcGAGCAGTGGGAAGAGGGGAAGGCGCTGCCCGGCCGTGGCCACACTGCTCACCAGCACCGACTGGCCACCGCGGACCTGCCCGGGGAG GGGCACGATGAACATCGAAGTGCACAACATCACTTACACCAGTGCCACCGTCTCCTGGGCTATGAACAACCCCTGTCCAGAGAACTACTACCATGTCATGTACCGCCCCAACTGGAACAGCATCTTCGCCGGCTATTTACGCCAAAACTTCCACCGCGAGGAACGAGTTCCTCACCCCCTCAGCTCCCTTGTCCTCCACCGACTCACGCCATCCACCATCTACGTCCTCTGCATCACGTGCAAGAACTCTTACCCCTCTGGCAACCACTGCACCACCTTCCACACTCTGGACAAAACCCCCCTGGTTTTCGGCAGCTCTAAGCATGAACCTACCACCTCCATGTGGATGGTGAGcagcctgctgctcctctgcttcaTTGCTCTCCTGGCCTACGGCTGCCTGCAGTTCTGGTCCGCACGCTGCCAGCGGGCTGCGAGGCTGAAGCGTCCCAACACCAGCCCCGAAGACGTGGGCGAAGGGAGCAGCTCACTGGAGAGGCCACTGAACGACGGACTGAGAGAGGAGCTTCTGGAAGTCCCCATGACCACTGTGCTAATGAGGAGCTCCAGTTTCAGGAGGGAGAGTCCGTATAGCTCCccccactgctttttttcctataaaaccAGCGACGACAAAAGGGCCATCTTGCCGCAGCACGGCCTTCAGTGA